From one Salmo salar chromosome ssa09, Ssal_v3.1, whole genome shotgun sequence genomic stretch:
- the LOC106611080 gene encoding piggyBac transposable element-derived protein 4 isoform X2, which yields MSQLQLLRVFLNERLMAAAVEIFGAVEKTVVEYEVENDRLRSLLRVTPEITLCRKDSLKLSLAVSEEEVPSEQQCCEQEWSPSLQQEDPEPTQIKKEQEELGTNQEKEQLQVLFDAEDPIFPPPCVKSECDQEDPLQCLTLPQTQTVENRERDPKSVDLTPFVTVTHIKDFKIPCDPPDYQNNASSHSSAENNDPVGLDSSPQLHPSPLLDPNLSMGEQYSKLSNMSRKTHRCRDCGKKFALKPDLQNHLTLAKKRLSECQFCKKHYNSTCELKTHVRLCQGGKPCTCPVCGKTFKETKFLSRHMRIHTGEKPFSCVDCGKSVSLKQLTNVEIMEIFVNSDNESEYETEESDSDSDCKELPPNLMAIENPESEDPLTTDKVPGPSEDAGGDGGRPTVGEVLEVCGSWKATSHFTPHGLAVGFDESQSGVKSPLPSPSAAECFKLFLTEKLVGDIVEETNRYALELQEKREPGVRGKLAKWVTTTISEMYTFLVTVLLMGIVKKNSLREYWSTDPMFATPFFATLFSQDRFLVLLRCLHFVNNATANLNDPLHKIRNVLTSLTSAFGQVFMPYKDLCIDEYLMLWKGRLAFRQYIPSKRHRFGVKFFFLCDVKTGFVQDIIVYTGSTTDIQHYEGLGVSGSVVMTMLAPHLGRGHTLYVDNWYSSPTLFQHLFSNSTGACGTVQSNRKGMPSFGSRKMQRGEVEFKENGQQLAVKWHDKRDVHVLSTVHTATMSATGKVDHLTGERKIKPDCVLDYNRKMGAVNKADMINRFVACAWKTTKWYKKIFFHLIDTAVLNGHIVHRQLSGEVITYQKYRENLMRELLEEHHTPRRPPSGGRPAADNPLRLNARHFPSKVPQTAAQGSRTRRHCKVCLSSTRRRKQRKLTKYMCVPCDIPLCVAPCFGEYHTLKHY from the exons actccctgaagctctctctcgctgtctctgaaGAGGAGGTTCCCTCTGAGCAGCAGTGCTGTGAGCAGGAGTGGAGCCCCAGTCTGCAGCAGGAGGACCCAGAGCCCACACAGATTAAAAAGGAACAGGAGGAACTGGGGACCAATCAGGAGAAAGAGCAGCTTCAAGTGCTCTTTGATGCCGAAGACCCCATATTCCCTCCTCCCTGTGTGAAAAGTGAATGTGATCAGGAGGATCCACTTCAGTGCTTGACTCTTCCCCAAACCCAGActgtggagaacagagagagagaccctaaaTCAGTGGATCTCACACCTTTTGTAACCGTGACTCACATAAAGGATTTCAAAATTCCCTGTGACCCTCCAGATTATCAAAACAATGCCTCCAGCCACAGCTCAGCCGAAAACAACGACCCAGTAGGACTTGACAGCAGCCCACAATTGCATCCTAGCCCACTATTGGATCCAAACCTATCAATGGGGGAACAATATTCCAAACTTAGCAACATGTCTAGAAAAACTCACCGCTGCCGTGACTGTGGTAAAAAGTTTGCTCTGAAACCTGACTTGCAGAATCATTTGACTCTCGCCAAGAAGAGACTCAGCGAATGTCAGTTTTGCAAAAAACACTACAACTCCACTTGTGAACTGAAGACCCATGTCCGACTCTGTCAAGGTGGCAAACCCTGCACCTGCCCTGTTTGTGGCAAGACCTTCAAAGAAACAAAATTTCTTTCCAGGCACATGAGGATTCACAccggagagaaaccatttagctgtgtTGACTGCGGTAAAAGCGTCAGTCTCAAgcaactcacaaatgtggaaattatGGAGATTTTTGtcaattctgacaatgagtctgagtatgaaacggaggaatcagattctgacagtgactgTAAGGAGCTGCCGCCAAACCTCAtggccattgagaaccctgaatctgaagACCCCTTGACCACCGACAAAGTCCCAGGTCCctctgaagatgctggtggtgatggaggcagaccaaCAGTGGGTGAAGTACTGGAGGTCTGCGGTAGCTGGAAGGCCaccagccatttcacccctcaTGGCCTTGCTGTTggctttgatgagtcccagtctggagtaaAAAGCCCCTTGCCAtctccctctgcagcagagtgcTTCAAGCTGTTTCTGACAGAGaagctggtgggagacatagtggaggagactaatcgctatgccttggagctacaggagaagagagagccaggagtgagggggaagctcgctaaatgggtgacaaccacaattagtgaaatgtataccttcctggtgacagtccttctcatgggAATAGTGAAGAAGAACTCTCTAAGGGAATACTGGAGCAcggatcctatgtttgcaactccatTCTTTGCCACTCTCTTTTCCCAAGATCGCTTCCTAGTCctgctgcgatgcctgcattttgtcaacaatgctactgccaacCTAAATGACCCCTTacacaaaataagaaatgttctTACCAGCCTGACATCAGCATTCGGTCAGGTCTTTATGCCATACAAGGACTTATGCATTGACGAGTACTTGATGTTGTGGAAGGGTAGGCTGGCGTTCCGTCAATACATTCCCTCCAAAAGGCACAGGTTTGGGGTGAAGTTCTTTTTTTTGTGCGACGTGAAGACAGGATTTGTCCAGGACATTATAGTTTACACAGGGTCCACCACTGACATCCAACATTATGAGGGGCTTGGGGTGTCCGGGTCCGTGGTGATGACCATGCTGGCTCCTCATCTCGGGAGGGGCCACACTTTGTATGTGGACAATTGGTACAGCAGTCccacactcttccagcatctgTTCTCCAACAGCACAGGGGCCTGTGGCACAGTCCAATCAAACAGGAAGGGGATGCCGTCATTTGGAAGCAGGAAGATGCAGAGGGGGGAGGTGGAGTTCAAGGAGAacggtcaacagctggcagtaaagtggcatgacaaacgagACGTACATGTtctctccactgtccatacagcaaccatgtcggccacagggaaggtTGACCATCTGACGGGAGAGCGGAAGATCAAACCTGACtgtgtgcttgactataaccGCAAAATGGGGGCAGTGAATAAGGCAGACATGATAAACCGCTTTGTGGCATGCGCCTGGAAAACCaccaagtggtataagaagaTATTTTTCCATCTGATCGACACTGCTGTCCTCAATGGCCACATAGTTCACCGCCAGCTATCAG GTGAGGTGATTACCTaccaaaagtacagagagaacctcaTGAGAGAGCTGCTGGAGGAGCACCACACCCCTCGGCGTCCACCCTCTGGGGGCCGTCCTGCTGCAGACAATCCCTTACGCCTCAATGCACGGCATTTTCCCTCAAAAGTCCCTCAAACTGCTGCACAAGGTAGTCGCACACGGAGGCACTGCAAAGTCTGCCTTTCCAGCACCAGGAGAAGGAAGCAGAGGAAGTTGACAAAGTACATGTGTGTACCTTGTGACATACCCCTGTGTGTTGCACCGTGCTTTGGGGAGTACCATACGCTCAAGCActattga
- the LOC106611079 gene encoding sushi domain-containing protein 6, whose product MCNGMLESTSKALGLPTSADKQSLSLLLFLTVLSTGQGSGCVRPFMVQNSLVNLTETNRGSFPLGTVLQYSCDPGYLADGPSIITCTPLNLWTSDPPRCIRSDVCLPPFEPENGGYTCHPSPCHRLNHHTVIEYFCDEGYILKGDYKYLTCQDGEWDSPMQISCVNQGCVRPFMVQHGSVNLTETNRGSFPVGTVLQYSCDPGFLEDGPNIITCTPLGCWSSDPPRCIRSDVCLPPFEPENGGYTCHPSPCHRLNHHTVIEYFCDEGYILKGDYKYLTCQDGEWDSPMQISCLLDQDRDPTPVFGIPTLSIVASTAISVALILLLVVLFVLLQPKLKSFNHSRREQGVSGQPVSIMVEGVQVALPSYEEAVCGEGALSLSSESRVQIVLSEGQQAAGTTEPLIAQARPSTLPQLSEMAVVHPVPPSFASSSSRSSSSCWGLEQAAAAVPSPSQRRDSTCSEQHSLSLNSKMDYSDDMPLLKEA is encoded by the exons ATGTGCAATGGAATGTTAGAGTCCACGTCAAAAGCCCTTGGGCTGCCCACCTCAGCAGACAAGCAGTCACTTTCTCTGTTGCTCTTCCTGACTGTGCTATCCACTGGACAAGGGTCAG GATGTGTGAGGCCGTTCATGGTGCAGAACAGCCTGGTCAACCTGACAGAGACCAACAGGGGTTCCTTCCCTCTGGGCACAGTGCTCCAGTACAGCTGTGACCCAGGCTATCTGGCTGATGGGCCCAGCATCATCACCTGCACCCCTCTTAACCTCTGGACCTCAGACCCACCCCGCTGTATACGTAGTGATG TGTGTCTGCCACCATTTGAGCCAGAGAATGGGGGCTACACCTGCCACCCGTCCCCCTGCCATAGACTAAACCATCACACTGTGATCGAGTACTTCTGTGATGAAGGCTACATCCTGAAGGGAGACTATAAATACCTGACCTGTCAGGACGGGGAGTGGGACAGCCCCATGCAGATTAGCTGTGTCAACCAAGGATGTGTGAGGCCGTTCATGGTCCAGCATGGGTCAGTCAACctgacagagaccaacagaggtTCCTTCCCTGTGGGCACGGTGCTCCAGTACAGCTGTGACCCAGGCTTCCTGGAGGACGGGCCCAATATCATCACCTGCACCCCCCTGGGCTGCTGGTCCTCAGACCCACCCCGCTGCATACGCAGTGATG TGTGTCTGCCTCCATTTGAGCCAGAGAATGGGGGCTACACCTGCCACCCGTCTCCCTGCCATAGACTAAACCACCACACTGTGATCGAGTACTTCTGTGATGAAGGCTACATCCTGAAGGGAGACTATAAATACCTGACCTGTCAGGACGGGGAGTGGGACAGCCCCATGCAGATTAGCTGTCTCCTGGACCAAG ACAGAGACCCTACCCCTGTGTTTGGCATACCCACCTTATCCATTGTGGCCTCCACTGCCATCTCTGTAGCCCTCATCCTGCTGCTGGTGGTCCTGTTTGTCCTGCTGCAGCCTAAACTCAAGTCCTTCAACCACAGCCG CCGTGAGCAGGGGGTGTCAGGCCAGCCCGTGTCCATCATGGTGGAGGGGGTACAGGTGGCCCTGCCCTCCTATGAGGAGGCGGTGTGTGGCGAAGGGGCTCTGAGTCTCAGCTCTGAGTCCCGGGTCCAGATAGTGCTGTCAGAGGGCCAGCAAGCTGCAGGGACGACAGAACCTCTCATTGCCCAGGCCAGGCCCTCCACCCTCCCCCAGCTCTCAGAGATGGCAGTGGTTCACCCAGTACCACCATCCTTCGCCTCTTCCTCCTCTCGCTCATCCTCCTCCTGCTGGGGCCTGGAACAGGCTGCTGCTGCAGTGCCTTCACCCTCACAGCGGAGGGACTCCACATGCAGTGAGCAGCACAGCCTGTCCCTCAACTCTAAGATGGACTACTCTGACG ATATGCCTTTGTTAAAGGAGGCCTGA